One window of Sphingobacteriales bacterium genomic DNA carries:
- a CDS encoding helix-turn-helix transcriptional regulator — protein sequence MSLILKDIESNSTNENTDVEKASLIKAQQALHDYMQGLYAFSSEEEQVQFMAERVQLRFMGVINTLMENRNITSKQLAKELKTSQGHLTQLFKAERLINIRLLARLENIFNVKFELHYVEQE from the coding sequence ATGAGTTTGATTTTAAAGGACATTGAATCTAATTCAACCAATGAGAACACAGATGTCGAAAAAGCTTCACTGATTAAGGCTCAGCAAGCCTTGCATGATTATATGCAAGGCTTGTATGCCTTTTCATCTGAGGAGGAGCAGGTTCAGTTTATGGCTGAACGCGTACAATTGCGTTTTATGGGTGTTATTAATACATTGATGGAAAACAGGAACATCACATCAAAGCAGTTGGCCAAAGAATTAAAAACCTCTCAAGGACACTTAACCCAACTATTTAAAGCTGAACGTTTAATAAATATCAGACTGCTTGCCCGACTTGAAAATATATTTAATGTGAAGTTTGAGCTACATTATGTAGAGCAAGAATAA
- a CDS encoding oligosaccharide flippase family protein: MGIIQRQGILGTFASYLGVLIGMFNVLWLYPKFLKPEEIGLLRGLTDAASIAVPFIVLGIPPLCIRYFPLFKNESAKHYGLFTFMLIVPLVGFLVFTGIFFLSSDRLFEFFSEKSPLFSEYLYLLPLLCFFMMYYSVLESYSRSLHRIAIPVFINDSLIRLGITILVCMYAAGWLTQNRWISFYTLNYGIALLLLAGYLIRNGHWLTPFKIDKTVLQRIPEMGNYAFFVLLGSVGAMLVGKIDSLMVIKLAGLSDGGVYSIALFIGTVIEIPRRVLSQISAPLVANQIAQNKMQDIAALYKRISINQTLAGLLLIICIWANIDNLFLLMPNGAVYSSGKYVVLFIGLAKLIDMCTSINNEIITLSKYYRVHLAMMLFLVTLTILTNLLLIPRFGITGAAFASLVALFVFNLLKYLFIWLKMNMQPFSIQTGIAFLVAAIAFAAQYFLPFVFNVWADLFFRVLIISGLFIAMTLWLNISPDANLMAKRLVRKLTGN, encoded by the coding sequence ATGGGAATTATTCAAAGGCAAGGCATATTGGGAACCTTTGCTTCTTATTTAGGTGTGCTGATCGGCATGTTTAATGTGCTTTGGTTATACCCAAAATTTCTAAAACCTGAAGAAATTGGCTTATTACGTGGTCTGACCGATGCTGCATCTATCGCAGTTCCTTTCATTGTGCTGGGAATACCCCCCCTTTGTATCCGGTATTTCCCTTTGTTTAAGAACGAATCAGCAAAACACTACGGGCTTTTTACTTTCATGTTAATAGTACCCTTGGTTGGTTTTTTGGTATTTACCGGCATTTTCTTCCTGAGTTCTGACCGGTTGTTTGAATTTTTCTCCGAAAAATCACCTCTCTTTTCAGAATACCTGTATTTGTTGCCTTTGCTTTGTTTTTTTATGATGTATTATTCCGTGCTTGAAAGCTACAGCAGAAGTTTGCACAGAATAGCTATTCCGGTATTTATCAATGATAGTTTGATTCGATTGGGCATTACAATCCTTGTTTGTATGTATGCTGCCGGATGGTTGACACAAAACAGGTGGATTAGTTTTTACACATTAAATTACGGCATTGCGTTGCTGTTGCTTGCAGGATATTTAATTAGAAATGGACATTGGCTAACCCCTTTTAAGATTGACAAAACGGTATTACAAAGGATACCTGAAATGGGCAATTATGCTTTTTTCGTTTTGTTGGGTAGTGTTGGAGCCATGTTGGTTGGGAAAATAGACAGTTTAATGGTCATTAAACTTGCCGGGTTATCAGATGGAGGGGTATATAGTATTGCCTTGTTTATCGGAACGGTTATCGAAATTCCGAGGAGGGTGCTGAGTCAGATTTCTGCCCCTTTGGTTGCAAATCAAATTGCTCAAAACAAAATGCAGGACATCGCAGCATTGTACAAACGCATTTCTATCAATCAAACCTTAGCCGGTTTGTTGTTAATAATATGTATCTGGGCAAATATTGACAATTTGTTTTTGTTGATGCCGAATGGTGCTGTTTATTCTTCCGGCAAATATGTGGTCTTGTTTATCGGATTGGCTAAACTGATTGATATGTGTACGAGTATTAACAACGAAATCATCACCTTGTCCAAATACTACAGGGTTCATTTAGCAATGATGCTTTTTTTAGTTACGCTTACCATATTGACCAATCTCCTGCTTATTCCACGTTTCGGCATAACCGGTGCTGCCTTTGCTTCATTAGTGGCTTTGTTTGTTTTTAATCTGTTGAAATACCTGTTTATTTGGTTAAAAATGAACATGCAACCATTTTCAATTCAAACGGGAATTGCTTTTTTGGTTGCCGCCATCGCATTTGCTGCCCAATACTTTTTGCCTTTTGTTTTCAATGTTTGGGCCGATTTGTTCTTTCGTGTTTTGATCATTTCCGGATTATTTATAGCGATGACTCTGTGGTTGAACATCAGCCCGGATGCTAATTTGATGGCGAAAAGGTTGGTTAGGAAATTAACCGGAAATTGA